The following proteins are encoded in a genomic region of Spirosoma sp. SC4-14:
- a CDS encoding PadR family transcriptional regulator, protein MKGTYLGEFEEVVLLAVAIRAGDAYGAAVVNEIEQQMGRSVNLGAVHSALNRLQEKGLVSSEMGGMTAERGGRRKRLYTVTAYGKRVLEEVRQLRNQMWDAIPRTAWS, encoded by the coding sequence ATGAAAGGGACTTATTTAGGGGAGTTTGAAGAAGTCGTTTTGCTGGCCGTAGCGATCCGGGCGGGGGATGCGTATGGAGCGGCTGTCGTCAACGAGATTGAGCAACAAATGGGTCGTTCGGTGAATCTGGGAGCCGTCCACTCCGCCCTGAACCGCCTTCAGGAAAAAGGACTGGTTAGCTCCGAAATGGGCGGTATGACGGCCGAGCGGGGAGGTCGCCGAAAACGGCTGTACACTGTAACGGCATACGGGAAGCGGGTGCTGGAAGAGGTTCGACAACTACGCAACCAGATGTGGGACGCCATTCCCCGAACCGCCTGGTCATGA